From the genome of Lineus longissimus chromosome 8, tnLinLong1.2, whole genome shotgun sequence, one region includes:
- the LOC135492845 gene encoding glucose-6-phosphate exchanger SLC37A4-like, with the protein MSWTIRQYQMSVFLSMYVGYLGYNLNRRSLSYIMPAFMKAEGLDKSDLGLISSSLMIAYAISKLIGGVLSDQINPKLLFISGLMLSGFATFIFPYGGVLPMYCALQFLNGFAQGVSWPSCAKLLRKWYAPSQLATWWGILSSSSNLGGSVAPIIVSYMIQHMGWVSSVQSLGCLTVVLPLVFIFTMWGSPKDVGLTDFPTGHEDIGPVDSGEDSQNDKKAPTKPSETGTIVWLDLLKNPYLLLLTAGYMLAGLIRASCNDWGQLLLMQQYGHTQYMASAFNSSFEAGGLTASFVTGYIADRLMKSRKSDVGSPRMLVVIGSLLITGVFLFLLGFFTSSESNYVFVTFVSFMIGGGVFSLVTLYGVMSTEASPPELSGTAHAIAALGANSGYVLGGYPVTLIAKYIDWTGVFIMLSVATLAMMIITALLRDLQSPVRARSMDKKTN; encoded by the exons ATGTCTTGGACCATCAGGCAGTATCAGATGTCTGTGTTTCTCTCCATGTATGTTGGATACTTGGGGTATAATCTAAACAGAAGATCCCTTAGTTACATAATGCCAGCCTTTATGAAAGCCGAAGGATTGGACAAGAGTGATTTAG GTTTAATCAGTAGCAGCCTGATGATCGCGTACGCAATAAGTAAACTTATTGGTGGAGTTCTATCTGACCAGATCAACCCAAAGCTACTCTTTATCAGTGGACTTATGTTGTCAGGATTTGCTACTTTTATCTTTCCAT ATGGTGGTGTCTTGCCAATGTATTGTGCCTTGCAGTTTCTGAATGGCTTTGCTCAGGGAGTCAGCTGGCCATCGTGTGCTAAGCTACTTAGAAAG TGGTATGCTCCATCCCAGTTGGCCACCTGGTGGGGTATCTTGTCATCATCCTCCAACCTCGGAGGAAGTGTTGCACCAATCATTGTCTCCTATATGATCCAGCATATGGGTTGGGTGTCATCAGTGCAGTCATTGG GCTGTCTGACTGTCGTCCTCCCGTTAGTTTTCATCTTCACCATGTGGGGTTCACCAAAGGATGTCGGGCTGACAGACTTCCCCACGGGACATGAAGACATTGGTCCAGTGGATTCAGGAGAGGACAGTCAGAATGATAAAAAag CTCCTACAAAACCCTCAGAGACTGGTACCATTGTATGGCTTGATCTTCTGAAGAATCCTTACCTTCTGCTGTTGACTGCTGGATATATGTTGGCAGGCTTGATCCGGGCAAGTTGCAATGACTGGGGACAATTACTGCTCATGCAGCAGTATGGCCATACTCAGTACATGG CGAGTGCATTCAACAGTAGTTTTGAAGCTGGTGGATTGACAGCGTCATTTGTAACTGGGTACATTGCTGATAGATTAATGAAG TCTCGAAAAAGTGATGTTGGTAGCCCCAGGATGCTGGTGGTCATCGGCTCTCTTCTTATCACTGGCGTCTTCCTGTTTTTGCTGGGATTTTTCACAAGCTCAGAGTCGAATTAT GTTTTTGTTACGTTCGTCAGTTTTATGATTGGTGGTGGAGTTTTCTCTTTGGTGACACTATACGGTGTGATGTCCACAGAGGCCAGCCCTCCAGAGCTCAGTGGAACAGCCCATGCTATAGCAGCACTGGGAGCCAACA GTGGCTATGTCCTCGGTGGCTACCCAGTGACGCTGATAGCAAAGTATATTGACTGGACCGGTGTGTTCATCATGTTATCTGTTGCTACTCTTGCTATGATGATCATCACAGCTTTGTTGAGAGATCTTCAATCTCCCGTTCGTGCACGGAGTATGGACAAGAAAACAAACTAA